Genomic DNA from Haloplanus sp. HW8-1:
CACCCGCGTCGTCGAACCCCACGGCGACCGCGGGGCCGAAGCCGGCCGGTTCGTAGCTCCCGACGAGGACGTCCTCGCTCGTGGCGACGACGCGCCGATTCTCGGTCGTGGCCACGTCCCGGACGGGCGCCCGGTGATCGAGTCCGAACTCGCCGACGAGGTCGGCCGAGAGCGACACGGCGACCACCCCCTGTTCGGCGGCGATCAGCACCTCCGCGGCGCCCGTCCGGTCGGCGTAGACGCGCTTCTCGTCGATGGTCAGGTCGTGGGCCATACCCCCACTCCGTGGTCGGTGGTGAAAAACGGTGGTGGGCGGCGATCAGTCGTCGTCCGCCATCGCGCCCTCGGACACCCGCCGCACGTGCTCGGTGAAGTTGTCGAACAGTCGTTTGGTTCGGCAGGCGGCGGCGTAGTTGTCGTCGTCGATCCCGTCGATGACGGCTGCGAGGCGCTCCTCCGGGAGGTCCTTCCCGCGGGTAACCGTCTCGGCGGTGTCCCGGTCGTACTCGGGGTGGAACTGCACACCCCAGCAGTCCCCGCGGCGGAACGCCTGTACCCCGCGGCCGTTCCCGGCGAGACGCGTCGCTCCGGGCGGGAGGTCGACCACCCGATCGGAGTGAGTCTCGAAGGCGACCAGCGGGTCGTCGAGGCCGGCAAAGAGTGGATCTTCCTCGCGGTCGATCTCCCGGTAGCCGATCTCGATGTCGTCCATCGCCTCGACGCGTCCCCCGAGGGCCGCGGCGAGCGCCTGGTGGCCATAACAGACCCCGAGGATCGGCAGGCCGCGGTCGGCGGCCCGTTCGATCCAGGTCAGCAGGTCGGCGATCCAGGGCTCGTCCCAGTAGACCGAGGCGCGCGAGCCAGTCACGACGGCGCCGTCGTAGTCGAACCCAGGAGGGAGGTCGCCGGCGGTCACGTCGAACTCGGCGAGGTCGGCGTCGAGTTCCCGACGGAAGTTGCGTCGGGTGTGGTCGGCGCCGTGCGAGGCGTCGAGCAGTACGAGGCGGAGGCGGCGCATCGTCGGACGCAAGGGGGCCGGGACGGTTGGCCCTTACGCTTCGAAGAGTCCGAACAGCCGATCGTTCACGGCCGCGGGACGCTCGATACCGATCAGGTGACCGCCGTCGAGGCCGACGAACTCCCCGCGTGGCAACCCCTCGGCGAGGCGCCGGCCGCGAGCGATCGGCCAGACGACGTCGTCGCGCCCGTGGATCACCAGCGCGGGGACGTCGATCTCGTAGAGCCGATCCGAGACGTCGAACGCCTCGACGGCGGCGACCTGCGCCGCCCAGGCCTCGCGGGTGGCGTCCTCAGCGGCACGCCAGTCGACGATCCGCCCGATCGCGTCGGGATGGTCGTCCAGAAAGTCCCGCGTGAAGGCGGCCGCGAGCGACGACTCCAGGGCGTCGGGGTCCGAGGGAGAACCGAACAGCGGGTCGAGCGTCAGGCCGGCACCGACGGGGGCGGTGCCGAGGAGGGCGAGCGACCGCGGCCGCGAGGAGATGCGCGCGAGTTCGAGCGCGACCATTCCCCCGAGGCCGGCGCCGACGACGTGGACCCGTCGGCGTCCGTGTGCCTCGAGGACGGACTGGACGTCGGCGACGAGATCGTCGACGGCGTAGGGCCCGGGCGGGGCGTCCGAGCGCCCGGTACCCCGGAGGTCTGTCACCAGCGTCTCGAAGGGGCCCGTCAGTCCGGCGTGTTGCCAGCCCCACTGCCAGGCGCCGTACCCCGCCTCACCGAGGCAGACGACCGTCCCGCCGTCGGGGTCGCCGTCGGCCTCGTAGTACAGCGACACCGAACCGTTGGACGCGGTGGGCATGGACGGGCCTACGCCGGGGAGATACTTAGGATACGCGAGCCAAAAACAGCGAGAGGCCGAGCGCGATGGCCGCGATCCCGACGGCAAGCAGCCCACCGCCGACGGCGAGCGACGTGACGTTGATCGGGTTCGTCCCGGTGACGAGGGCCGTTGGCGACGCTCGCTGCAAGACCGAACCGCCGGGGATCGAGACGGTCACGAGCGCCAGTACCCCCGCGGCGAGTAGCCCGTACACCGACAGCGCGGAGACTCTCGGAGCGCGCGACGATTTCACGGGGGAACTGTCCGCGCAATGGTATATGAACGCTCGCCCGTAGATCTCGCGATTGATAGTCGGGTCCGGTCAGGCGTTCCGGATTGCCCGGAGCACGTCGGGGGCGTCGTCGAGCGCGTCGTCGAGTGCGTCGACGTCGGGGCCGCCGCCCTGTGCGAAGTCCGGCGGGCCGCCGCCACCGCCGCCGACACGGGCAGCCAGACGGCCGACGACCTCGCCGGCGTTCAGATCGACGTCGTCGGGGACGCCCACGACGAACTGGGCGCTCCCGCCGGCGGCACTCCCCAGGACGGCCACCGCGCCCTCGTCGACGATCGCGTTCGCGGTGGCGCGCAACTCGTCGGCGTCGGCGTCCATCCGCCGGATCACGGCCGAGACGCCGCCGACGTCGACGGCGTCCGCGTCGGTCGCCGCCGCCCGCACCTCCGCGAGTTCCTCCTTGAGCCGATCGATCTGCTTGCCCCGCTCTTTCCACTCCTCGAAGAAGCGGTCTGCCGTCTCGGGCACGTCCTCGGGGGAGACGTCGAGGACGTCCGCGGCATCGTAGAGGGCGTCCTCGGTCCGCTGGGTCGCCTCGATGGCGGCCTCGCCGGCCGCGAAGACGATCCGTTCGACGCCGTCCTGGATCGGCTCGGTTGTGATCACCTTGATCGCGCCGATGTCACCCGTCCGCGAGACGTGTGTTCCCGCACACGCCTGGACGTCCCCGTCGACGTGGATGAGCCGGATCTGCTGGCCCGGCGGGACCCCACCCTGATAGAGGTCGAACCCGTGTTCGGCCTCCGCCTCGTGGCGGTCGGGCCACTCCTGGGTGACCGGCAGGTTGCCGGTCACGATTTCGTTGGCGACGCGTTCGATATCCTTGACCTCATCGCGGGTGATGCGCCGGAAGTGACGGACGTCGAGCCGCGACCGGTCGGTCCCTTTCTGGGCGCCGGCCTGGCGGACGTGGTCGCCGAGCACCTGCCGGGCGGCGTGTCCGACGACGTGGGTCGCGGTGTGATGACGCATCAGGCTGAACCGTCGGTCGGCGTCGATCCGGCCCGTGACGAACTCGCCCTTGCCGGGGTTACCGGTCGTCCGGTGGAGGATCACGCCGTCGCGACGCGTCACGCCGGTTACCTCGACCGTCGTCTCGTCCGTCGAGAGAACGCCCGTATCGGCCGGCTGCCCCCCTCCCTCGGGGTAGAACATCGTCTGATCGAGCACCACGTCGTAGCCATCCTCGCGCTCGAACACGTCGAGGACGACCGCCTCGAACTCGATTCGCTCCGGATCGTCGTAGAAGAGTCGTTCGGTCTCGGGGAGGTCGGCCAGTCGGTCGTCACGCTTCGACGCGGTCTCCGGGCTGCCGCCGCCCTCGTGACGGGCGGCGACCAGCCCGTAGAAGTCGTCGGGCACGTCGACCGTGGCGCCGTGTTCGCGGGCGATGTCCGCGACCATGTCCGGCTGGATGCCGTGGGAGTCGTAGAGTTCGATCAGCGTCTCCCGGGGGATCGGCTCGTCGCGGTCGGCGTACTCCTCGGCGATGCTCTCGACTTTCCGGCTGCCGCGTTCGAGCGTCTCGCGGTACTTGCGCTCCTCGGTCCGCACCATGTCGCGGACCGTATCGCGGTTGGTGTAGCCCAGCCGCTCGGCCTGCATGTCGACGAGTTCGTCGAGCGGCGCGTCGATGCCGAGGCCGTCGACGAGGCGTTTGGTCCGCCGAAGTACCATCCGTGCGAGATAGCCCGTGCCGACGTTCGAGGGAACGATGCCGTCGCCGAGCATGTACGCGAGCGTCCGGCAGTGGTCGGCGATGGCGTAGACGTCCTCCATCGGTTCCAGCAGGGCGGTGAGTTCGGCGGCGTCGACGCCGAGTTCCTCGGCCACCTCGGCGCGGGCCGACGCGAGGTCCTCGACCTCGTCGACGTCGAGATAGCCCGAGAGGCGGGCGGCCTCGCGGATCAGCGCCCGCTCCTCGTCCGTATGTTCGATCCCCGCGTGCTCGGTCAGGAAGTCGATCATCTCCGGATACACCGCCTCGTACACCGTCGGCGTCCCCTGACTCATCCACGTCCACCGCTCCAGCCCGTAGCCCGTGTCGACGATGTACGTGTCCATCGGGCTGTAGCGGTTGCCGTCTTTC
This window encodes:
- a CDS encoding type 1 glutamine amidotransferase, producing MRRLRLVLLDASHGADHTRRNFRRELDADLAEFDVTAGDLPPGFDYDGAVVTGSRASVYWDEPWIADLLTWIERAADRGLPILGVCYGHQALAAALGGRVEAMDDIEIGYREIDREEDPLFAGLDDPLVAFETHSDRVVDLPPGATRLAGNGRGVQAFRRGDCWGVQFHPEYDRDTAETVTRGKDLPEERLAAVIDGIDDDNYAAACRTKRLFDNFTEHVRRVSEGAMADDD
- the alaS gene encoding alanine--tRNA ligase, whose amino-acid sequence is MSELEDAYRLEYFEEEGFTRQECASCGVHFWARVDRDTCGEPPCDDYDFIGSPGFDEAYTLEEMREAFLSFFEDNGHERIDPYPVAANRWRDDVLLTQASIYDFQPLVTSGETPPPANPLTISQPCIRMQDIDNVGKTGRHTMAFEMMAHHAFNVREDAEDDYAYEGEVYWKDETVAYCDRFFESMGVDPAEITYIEDPWVGGGNAGPAFEVIYRGLELATLVFMSMEQDPDGEYEMKDGNRYSPMDTYIVDTGYGLERWTWMSQGTPTVYEAVYPEMIDFLTEHAGIEHTDEERALIREAARLSGYLDVDEVEDLASARAEVAEELGVDAAELTALLEPMEDVYAIADHCRTLAYMLGDGIVPSNVGTGYLARMVLRRTKRLVDGLGIDAPLDELVDMQAERLGYTNRDTVRDMVRTEERKYRETLERGSRKVESIAEEYADRDEPIPRETLIELYDSHGIQPDMVADIAREHGATVDVPDDFYGLVAARHEGGGSPETASKRDDRLADLPETERLFYDDPERIEFEAVVLDVFEREDGYDVVLDQTMFYPEGGGQPADTGVLSTDETTVEVTGVTRRDGVILHRTTGNPGKGEFVTGRIDADRRFSLMRHHTATHVVGHAARQVLGDHVRQAGAQKGTDRSRLDVRHFRRITRDEVKDIERVANEIVTGNLPVTQEWPDRHEAEAEHGFDLYQGGVPPGQQIRLIHVDGDVQACAGTHVSRTGDIGAIKVITTEPIQDGVERIVFAAGEAAIEATQRTEDALYDAADVLDVSPEDVPETADRFFEEWKERGKQIDRLKEELAEVRAAATDADAVDVGGVSAVIRRMDADADELRATANAIVDEGAVAVLGSAAGGSAQFVVGVPDDVDLNAGEVVGRLAARVGGGGGGPPDFAQGGGPDVDALDDALDDAPDVLRAIRNA
- a CDS encoding alpha/beta fold hydrolase; this encodes MPTASNGSVSLYYEADGDPDGGTVVCLGEAGYGAWQWGWQHAGLTGPFETLVTDLRGTGRSDAPPGPYAVDDLVADVQSVLEAHGRRRVHVVGAGLGGMVALELARISSRPRSLALLGTAPVGAGLTLDPLFGSPSDPDALESSLAAAFTRDFLDDHPDAIGRIVDWRAAEDATREAWAAQVAAVEAFDVSDRLYEIDVPALVIHGRDDVVWPIARGRRLAEGLPRGEFVGLDGGHLIGIERPAAVNDRLFGLFEA